Proteins encoded within one genomic window of Bos mutus isolate GX-2022 chromosome 9, NWIPB_WYAK_1.1, whole genome shotgun sequence:
- the GJA1 gene encoding gap junction alpha-1 protein, giving the protein MGDWSALGKLLDKVQAYSTAGGKVWLSVLFIFRILLLGTAVESAWGDEQSAFRCNTQQPGCENVCYDKSFPISHVRFWVLQIIFVSVPTLLYLAHVFYVMRKEEKLNKKEEELKVVAQTDGANVDMHLKQIEIKKFKYGIEEHGKVKMRGGLLRTYIISILFKSVFEVAFLLIQWYIYGFSLSAVYTCKRDPCPHQVDCFLSRPTEKTIFIIFMLVVSLVSLALNIIELFYVFFKGVKDRVKGKSDPYHTTTGPLSPSKDCGSPKYAYFNGCSSPTAPLSPMSPPGYKLVTGDRNNSSCRNYNKQASEQNWANYSAEQNRMGQAGSTISNSHAQPFDFPDDHQSSKKLDAGHELQPLAIVDQRPSSRASSRASSRPRPDDLEI; this is encoded by the coding sequence ATGGGTGACTGGAGTGCCTTAGGCAAACTCCTTGACAAGGTTCAAGCCTATTCCACGGCTGGAGGGAAGGTGTGGCTGTCAGTCCTTTTCATTTTCCGAATCCTGCTACTGGGGACAGCGGTTGAGTCAGCCTGGGGTGATGAGCAGTCTGCCTTTCGTTGTAACACTCAACAACCTGGTTGTGAAAATGTCTGCTATGACAAATCCTTCCCAATCTCTCATGTGCGCTTCTGGGTCCTGCAGATCATATTTGTGTCTGTTCCCACACTCCTGTACCTGGCTCATGTGTTCTACGTGATGCgaaaggaagagaagctgaaCAAGAAAGAGGAGGAACTCAAAGTTGTTGCCCAAACTGATGGTGCCAACGTGGACATGCACTTGAAGCAGATTGAAATTAAGAAGTTCAAGTATGGCATTGAAGAGCACGGCAAGGTGAAGATGCGAGGGGGCTTGCTGAGAACCTACATCATCAGTATCCTCTTCAAGTCTGTCTTCGAGGTGGCCTTCTTGCTGATCCAGTGGTACATCTATGGGTTCAGCTTGAGTGCCGTTTACACTTGCAAAAGAGATCCCTGCCCACATCAGGTGGACTGTTTCCTTTCTCGGCCCACGGAGAAAACCATCTTCATCATCTTCATGCTTGTCGTGTCATTGGTGTCTCTTGCCTTGAACATCATCGAACTCTTCTATGTCTTCTTCAAGGGTGTTAAGGATCGTGTGAAGGGAAAGAGCGATCCTTACCACACTACCACTGGCCCACTGAGCCCCTCCAAAGACTGTGGATCTCCAAAATATGCTTATTTCAATGGCTGCTCCTCCCCAACCGCTCCTCTCTCGCCCATGTCTCCTCCCGGGTACAAGCTGGTCACCGGAGACAGAAACAATTCTTCCTGCCGCAATTACAACAAACAAGCAAGTGAGCAAAACTGGGCCAATTACAGCGCAGAACAAAATCGAAtggggcaggcaggcagcaccATCTCTAACTCCCACGCACAGCCTTTTGATTTCCCAGACGACCACCAGAGTTCTAAAAAGCTTGATGCTGGCCACGAACTACAGCCTCTCGCCATTGTGGACCAGCGGCCTTCCAGCAGAGCCAGCAGTCGCGCCAGCAGCCGACCCCGGCCTGATGACCTAGAGATCTAG